Proteins from one Microcaecilia unicolor chromosome 2, aMicUni1.1, whole genome shotgun sequence genomic window:
- the LOC115462773 gene encoding gamma-secretase subunit Aph-1b-like: MTLPIFFGCTFIAFGPSLGLFLFTVVKDPLRVIILVAGAFFWLLSLLLSSLVWFIGIKASDPTNHLLQKGLLIFGLFFSVLLQELFRFIYYKLLRKANEGLAALSDDGQSPISIQQMAYVAGLGFGLMSGAFSVVNILSESIGPGNVGIFGDHSLYFLTSAFMTMVLTLLHTFWGILFFHGCETRAWWEILAVIATHLLVSGLTLLNPRYIGSLVPAYVLMMATAAWSYFLSGGSRHNLRRFLLCMREGTSSTITS; this comes from the exons ATGACGCTTCCCATCTTTTTTGGATGCACTTTCATCGCTTTTGGCCCATCTTTGGGACTTTTTCTTTTCACAGTTGTCAAAGACCCCCTTCGAGTCATCATTCTCGTTGCAGG AGCCTTCTTTTGGCTGTTGTCTCTGCTCCTGTCCTCACTGGTTTGGTTCATTGGAATTAAGGCCAGTGATCCCACCAACCACCTGCTGCAGAAGGGGCTCCTCATTTTTGGTCTGTTTTTCTCAGTATTGCTGCAAGAGCTCTTTCGGTTTATCTACTACAAGCTGCTCAG AAAGGCAAACGAAGGCCTCGCTGCTCTTAGTGATGATGGACAATCTCCAATCTCAATCCAACAGATGGCTTACG TGGCAGGACTGGGCTTTGGACTCATGAGTGGAGCTTTCTCGGTGGTGAATATCCTCTCCGAAAGCATTGGGCCTGGAAATGTGGGGATATTTGGGGATCATTCCCTCTATTTTCTTACTTCAG CTTTCATGACCATGGTGCTCACCCTCCTTCACACCTTCTGGGGAATCCTTTTCTTCCATGGCTGTGAAACACGAGCCTGGTGGGAGATTCTTGCTGTCATTGCCACTCACCTCCTTGTCTCAGGACTG ACACTTTTAAATCCCAGGTATATTGGTAGCCTGGTTCCTGCCTACGTTCTAATGATGGCAACTGCAGCCTGGAGCTATTTTCTCTCTGGTGGATCCAGACACAACCTCCGCCGTTTCCTGCTCT GCATGAGAGAAGGTACAAGTTCCACCATTACATCCTGA